The Pirellulimonas nuda genome includes a region encoding these proteins:
- a CDS encoding CHAT domain-containing protein, producing the protein MHSAARLLSFAACLLAAQAAPGQGASSSIPDRSYYSAIELIYRGDYRRAQRAFADELRGSVKTVDSRWVDSICYHALQGEALYQQGLYGPALDEMNRACSLLMVYPKWLLSAQFRQQPRPDNNPGRRAAPWGPSQRQPVYASLPDTVLIAQGDLNSAQRAAQQGGVVQSAQFWRVDAVEVLRAAALAIRRRNEMLGPLGPHDRLSKELADVLGRGGLAPPNHWSGAWTELLTGLAQEGVGDAQLALPHLTRATLLDGRYDHRLTGAALLEQGRIAMNSGAGRAAAGLLLEALTAAYAFEDVDVMCEAVSLGRLNHIAMGAEGPYPPLAPVIALAESERLEHLEVVARLALAEDLLAAGAPQRAAPALGRIASSRSDWVQGRLGPRLPAVRSMLELTAGKPREANDSLARAVAGQAAVSLRTFQIGQAVARYRAGEISPRLAADVFADLLRDPTAADWSSDPLDAVALLKSAEADAFDSWFDAALQRDDELLAITVSDLTKRRRFFAAQPYGGRLLALRRLLGPSDRLLTAAQQTQRQALLTKLPELVEMNKNAAAIHRDLRNDPGVFAAGGPTSDADRMLRDFARLADGREAALRRAVLARQATDLAFPPARSANEAQDLLTPGQALMVIHETRTGLFGFLLASEGYHTWRLPPRRDLENRIGAALQAMGNFGASREMKQEEAESSEWRRQCDALAKLLVQDARLDLNKTTELVIVPDGPLWHAPWEALPVGDVGGEQTLIDLTPVRYAPTIGLALGDTTPLRPVRKTAVVLPPDGGARADAEQIARQWDRLGGAVREPVRLSAPAPAPTPLLASLIDQAVIRVPSEIDPSQPYAWPPMAIDRTPAIGRLEAWMALPANGPQRLVISGLHTAAGDGLKSSGSRRGDPPPTGRELFHASCGMLASGARTMLVSRWNTGGPTQLDLEREFLLTLPDSPADQAWRRAVTLARGATLDPYAEPRLKPDAKRLDAPTASHPFFWGGFLLIDTGLDPRPQPEQAPEQDPEAEAAAKP; encoded by the coding sequence ATGCACTCAGCCGCCCGACTGCTATCATTCGCCGCCTGCCTGCTAGCGGCCCAGGCCGCGCCGGGGCAGGGGGCCAGCAGCAGCATCCCCGACCGCAGCTACTACTCAGCCATCGAGTTGATCTACCGTGGCGACTACCGCCGGGCCCAGCGGGCGTTTGCGGATGAGCTGCGCGGGTCGGTGAAGACCGTCGACTCGCGCTGGGTCGATTCTATCTGCTACCACGCCCTGCAGGGCGAGGCGCTCTACCAGCAGGGGCTGTACGGCCCGGCGCTCGACGAGATGAACCGCGCCTGCTCGCTACTGATGGTCTACCCCAAGTGGCTGCTGAGCGCGCAGTTCCGGCAGCAGCCCCGCCCCGACAACAACCCGGGGCGCCGCGCGGCGCCCTGGGGACCCTCACAGCGGCAGCCGGTTTACGCTTCACTGCCAGACACGGTGCTGATCGCGCAAGGCGACTTGAACTCGGCGCAGCGGGCCGCGCAGCAAGGGGGCGTCGTTCAGTCGGCCCAGTTCTGGCGGGTCGACGCCGTCGAGGTGCTACGCGCCGCGGCCCTGGCGATCCGACGCCGCAACGAGATGCTCGGCCCGCTCGGGCCGCACGACCGGCTCAGCAAAGAGCTGGCCGACGTGCTGGGCCGCGGGGGGCTGGCGCCCCCCAACCACTGGTCGGGCGCCTGGACCGAGCTGCTGACCGGCCTCGCCCAGGAAGGGGTCGGCGACGCCCAGCTTGCGCTGCCCCACCTCACACGCGCCACGCTGCTCGACGGCCGCTACGACCACCGCCTCACCGGCGCCGCCCTGCTCGAGCAGGGCCGGATCGCAATGAACTCCGGCGCGGGCCGCGCCGCCGCCGGCCTGCTGCTCGAGGCCCTCACCGCGGCGTACGCGTTCGAGGACGTCGACGTGATGTGCGAGGCGGTCTCCCTCGGGCGGCTTAACCACATCGCGATGGGCGCCGAGGGGCCCTACCCCCCGCTCGCCCCGGTGATCGCCCTGGCGGAGTCCGAACGGCTGGAGCACCTCGAAGTCGTCGCGCGGCTTGCGCTGGCCGAGGACCTGCTCGCCGCGGGCGCGCCCCAACGCGCGGCGCCGGCCCTTGGAAGGATCGCGTCGTCCCGGAGCGATTGGGTGCAGGGACGACTCGGACCGCGGCTGCCGGCGGTGCGGTCGATGCTCGAGCTCACCGCGGGCAAGCCCCGCGAGGCGAACGATTCACTGGCGCGGGCCGTGGCGGGTCAGGCCGCCGTGTCGCTGCGCACGTTCCAGATCGGTCAGGCGGTCGCGCGGTACCGCGCCGGCGAGATCTCTCCCCGCCTGGCGGCGGACGTGTTTGCCGACCTGCTCCGCGACCCCACGGCCGCCGACTGGTCGAGCGACCCGTTGGACGCCGTGGCGCTGCTCAAGAGCGCCGAGGCCGACGCCTTCGATAGCTGGTTCGACGCCGCGTTGCAGCGCGACGACGAGCTGCTGGCCATCACCGTCAGCGACCTCACGAAGCGCCGCCGGTTCTTCGCGGCGCAGCCCTACGGCGGCCGCCTGCTGGCGCTCCGCCGGCTGCTCGGCCCTTCCGACCGGCTGCTCACGGCCGCTCAGCAGACGCAGCGTCAGGCCCTGCTGACCAAGCTCCCCGAGCTGGTAGAGATGAACAAGAACGCGGCCGCGATCCACCGCGACCTGCGCAACGACCCCGGCGTGTTCGCCGCCGGCGGCCCCACCTCGGACGCCGACCGCATGCTGCGCGACTTTGCGCGGCTGGCCGACGGCCGCGAGGCGGCGCTCCGCCGCGCCGTGCTCGCGCGGCAAGCCACCGACCTGGCGTTCCCCCCGGCCCGCTCGGCGAATGAGGCGCAGGACCTGCTGACCCCGGGGCAAGCGCTGATGGTCATCCACGAAACCCGCACGGGGCTTTTCGGGTTCCTGCTGGCCAGCGAGGGGTACCACACCTGGCGGCTGCCCCCGCGGCGCGACCTCGAGAACCGCATCGGCGCGGCGCTGCAGGCGATGGGGAACTTCGGCGCCTCGCGTGAGATGAAGCAAGAAGAAGCAGAGTCGTCCGAATGGCGCCGGCAGTGCGACGCCCTGGCGAAGCTGCTGGTGCAAGACGCGCGGCTCGACCTGAACAAGACCACCGAACTGGTGATCGTCCCCGACGGGCCGCTGTGGCACGCGCCGTGGGAGGCGCTGCCGGTGGGCGATGTCGGCGGCGAACAGACGCTCATCGACCTCACCCCCGTACGCTACGCCCCGACCATCGGACTGGCCCTGGGGGACACGACCCCGCTGCGGCCGGTCCGCAAGACCGCCGTGGTGCTTCCCCCCGACGGCGGCGCGCGGGCAGACGCGGAACAAATCGCGCGGCAGTGGGACCGCCTGGGGGGCGCGGTGCGCGAGCCGGTCCGTCTGTCGGCGCCCGCTCCGGCGCCGACGCCGCTGTTGGCCTCCCTGATCGATCAGGCGGTGATCCGGGTGCCGAGCGAGATCGACCCGTCGCAACCCTACGCGTGGCCGCCGATGGCCATCGACCGAACGCCCGCCATCGGCCGACTCGAAGCCTGGATGGCGCTCCCGGCCAACGGTCCCCAGCGGCTGGTGATCAGCGGTCTCCACACCGCCGCCGGCGATGGGCTCAAGAGTTCTGGATCGCGGCGGGGCGATCCCCCCCCCACCGGGCGCGAGCTGTTCCACGCCTCGTGCGGGATGCTGGCCTCCGGCGCCCGGACCATGCTGGTCTCGCGTTGGAACACCGGCGGGCCGACCCAACTCGACCTCGAACGCGAGTTCTTGCTCACGCTGCCCGACTCCCCGGCCGACCAGGCGTGGCGACGTGCCGTGACCCTGGCCCGCGGCGCCACGCTCGACCCCTACGCCGAGCCCCGCCTCAAGCCCGACGCCAAGCGGCTAGACGCCCCCACCGCCTCACACCCATTCTTCTGGGGCGGTTTCCTGCTGATCGACACGGGGCTCGACCCGCGCCCGCAGCCCGAACAAGCGCCCGAACAAGATCCCGAAGCCGAGGCCGCTGCGAAGCCTTGA
- a CDS encoding putative signal transducing protein gives MDNPAEHLVALTTVPSDIEASIIVAALREAGMHVVATGGATAGFKAGAPGVVKVLVNEYDLQVARNTLEELKASDAEIDWSQVDTGTPEA, from the coding sequence ATGGACAACCCCGCCGAACACCTCGTGGCGCTCACCACCGTTCCTTCGGACATTGAAGCGTCGATCATCGTCGCGGCGCTGCGCGAGGCGGGGATGCACGTTGTCGCCACCGGCGGGGCCACTGCGGGCTTCAAGGCGGGCGCGCCGGGCGTGGTGAAGGTGCTGGTCAACGAGTACGACCTGCAGGTCGCCCGCAACACGCTCGAAGAACTCAAAGCGTCCGACGCCGAGATCGATTGGTCGCAGGTCGATACCGGCACGCCCGAGGCGTAG
- a CDS encoding DUF1501 domain-containing protein, whose protein sequence is MQRFQTPRGMSRRHFMGHLAGASAWTLPAIAFTRSLQAAAPTLNRNHKSAILLWMSGGPPTIDIWDLKPGAPTGGPSRQIATAGDLQISSLMPEMAKQMGHYSVVRSMSTREADHSRGRYYLHTGYVPNPNIVHPSYGAVVAHELEPFTRDLEIPPFVSVGGASEGPGFLGMAYAPFQVDSNGRVRNLQMPVKEDRMAGRLAVLDTVEDRFIRQNRGSAAADHAQVLAKTRSLLTSDQMKAFNVMGEPQEMRDRYGDSGFGRGCLLARRLVEAGVPFVEVDFGGWDLHQNCFDRLDQKLPEMDKAMAALTADLESRGLLQDTVIIWMGEFGRTPNINGDAGRDHFARAWSAVVGGGGVRGGQAIGQTSADGSRVESEPFASEDLMASVCQALGISLQTTFTSNNGRPMKIAGGGKVIPELFA, encoded by the coding sequence ATGCAACGCTTCCAGACTCCCCGCGGCATGAGCCGTCGGCACTTCATGGGGCACCTGGCCGGCGCCAGCGCGTGGACGCTGCCGGCGATCGCATTCACGCGCTCGCTGCAGGCCGCGGCCCCCACGCTGAATCGCAACCACAAGTCGGCGATTCTGCTGTGGATGAGCGGCGGCCCCCCCACGATCGACATCTGGGACCTCAAGCCGGGCGCCCCCACCGGCGGCCCGTCGCGGCAGATCGCAACCGCGGGCGACCTGCAGATCTCGAGCCTGATGCCAGAGATGGCCAAGCAGATGGGGCACTACTCGGTCGTCCGCTCGATGAGCACCCGCGAGGCGGATCACAGCCGCGGGCGTTACTACCTGCACACCGGCTACGTCCCCAACCCCAACATCGTCCACCCCAGCTACGGGGCGGTGGTGGCGCACGAGCTAGAGCCGTTCACCCGCGACCTGGAGATCCCGCCGTTTGTGTCGGTCGGGGGCGCCAGCGAGGGGCCCGGCTTCCTGGGGATGGCCTACGCGCCGTTCCAGGTCGACTCGAACGGCCGGGTCCGCAACCTGCAGATGCCGGTGAAAGAGGACCGCATGGCGGGACGCCTGGCGGTGCTCGACACCGTTGAGGACCGCTTCATCCGTCAGAACCGCGGCAGCGCCGCTGCCGACCACGCTCAGGTGCTCGCCAAGACGCGTTCGCTGCTCACCAGCGACCAGATGAAGGCGTTCAACGTCATGGGCGAGCCCCAAGAGATGCGGGACCGCTACGGCGACTCCGGCTTCGGCCGCGGCTGCCTGCTGGCCAGGCGCTTGGTCGAGGCGGGCGTGCCGTTTGTGGAGGTCGATTTCGGCGGCTGGGACCTCCACCAGAACTGCTTCGATCGGCTCGATCAGAAGCTGCCCGAGATGGACAAGGCGATGGCGGCTCTCACGGCGGACCTGGAATCGCGCGGGCTGTTGCAGGACACGGTTATCATCTGGATGGGCGAGTTCGGCCGCACGCCGAACATCAACGGCGACGCGGGGCGCGACCACTTCGCCCGCGCCTGGAGCGCCGTGGTTGGCGGCGGCGGCGTACGCGGCGGTCAAGCCATCGGCCAGACCAGCGCGGACGGGTCGCGTGTTGAGAGCGAACCGTTCGCCTCCGAGGACCTGATGGCGTCGGTGTGTCAGGCGCTTGGCATTTCGCTTCAGACCACGTTTACTAGCAACAACGGCCGGCCGATGAAGATCGCCGGCGGCGGCAAAGTCATCCCCGAATTATTCGCCTAA
- a CDS encoding DUF1549 and DUF1553 domain-containing protein: MVSFRFSCLAIVAASVVAAAYGATGSATEAAHSGPVQLINQQIETGWRDQGITPSQPADDGAWCRRVYLDLLGRVPKVDELEAYVADRSNDKRALLVDRLLGDEYLQEYAQRWTTVWTNLLVGRTGGTNNDSLVSRAGMKQYLRRAFQKNKPMDVMMQELVTATGSCRPGDADFNGAANFLADKMAEDGVQATAKTAQIFLGTAVQCTQCHNHPFNEYKQNQFWELNAFFRQTRLERLPTDQQNTRVARILDRDFAGEGGDPSKAELYYELRNGKLKVAYPVFIDGTSLVSMYADRGEDYGDSGYLAEINRREELARLISQSPEFPKAIVNRVWGQLLGYGLTKPVDDMGPHNVPSHPELLDGLADSFRESSFDMKALLRWIALSEPYALDSRANRSNEQDDPSLGSRPMFSRFYLRQMEAEQLYESLLVATEADKSVGYAEREEMKQRWLAQFNTAFGNDENGEATTFNGSIPQALTLMNGELVKRATGSERGGLIDQVARDNSSGSEKIKRLYLAALARRPERAELQVCNQVLASRGGDMNEALQDIWWALLNSNEFILNH; the protein is encoded by the coding sequence TTGGTCTCTTTTCGATTCTCTTGTCTGGCGATCGTAGCGGCATCGGTAGTCGCGGCGGCCTACGGGGCGACGGGCAGCGCAACCGAAGCGGCCCACTCAGGCCCGGTGCAGCTCATCAATCAGCAGATCGAGACGGGCTGGCGCGATCAGGGGATCACCCCTTCGCAACCCGCGGACGACGGCGCTTGGTGCCGACGGGTCTACCTCGACCTGCTGGGGCGGGTCCCCAAGGTCGACGAGCTGGAAGCCTACGTCGCCGATCGCTCGAACGACAAACGTGCGCTCTTAGTCGATCGCCTGTTGGGCGACGAGTACCTGCAAGAGTACGCCCAGCGTTGGACCACCGTGTGGACCAACCTGCTCGTGGGGCGCACCGGCGGAACGAACAACGACTCGCTCGTCAGCCGCGCCGGAATGAAGCAGTACCTGCGGCGTGCGTTCCAGAAGAACAAGCCGATGGACGTGATGATGCAGGAGCTGGTCACCGCAACCGGCAGCTGCCGGCCGGGGGACGCCGACTTCAACGGCGCCGCCAATTTCCTCGCCGACAAGATGGCCGAGGACGGCGTGCAGGCCACGGCCAAGACCGCACAGATCTTCCTCGGCACGGCGGTGCAGTGCACCCAGTGCCACAACCATCCGTTCAATGAGTACAAGCAGAATCAGTTCTGGGAACTAAACGCCTTCTTCCGGCAGACGCGCCTAGAGCGGCTTCCGACCGACCAGCAGAACACCCGCGTCGCCCGCATCCTCGATCGCGACTTCGCCGGCGAGGGGGGCGACCCCTCGAAGGCCGAGCTCTACTACGAACTCCGTAACGGCAAGCTCAAGGTGGCGTACCCGGTGTTCATCGACGGCACGTCGCTCGTTTCGATGTACGCGGACCGCGGAGAAGACTACGGCGACAGCGGGTACCTGGCGGAGATCAACCGCCGAGAAGAACTCGCCCGCCTCATCAGCCAATCACCGGAGTTTCCCAAGGCCATTGTCAACCGCGTCTGGGGTCAATTGCTGGGCTACGGGCTCACTAAGCCGGTAGACGACATGGGGCCGCACAACGTGCCGTCGCACCCGGAACTGTTGGACGGGCTGGCCGACAGCTTCCGTGAGTCGAGCTTCGACATGAAGGCGCTGCTGCGATGGATCGCGTTGTCGGAGCCCTACGCGCTCGACAGCCGCGCGAACCGATCGAACGAGCAGGACGATCCGTCCCTTGGATCGCGGCCGATGTTCAGCCGGTTCTACCTCCGCCAGATGGAGGCGGAGCAGCTTTACGAGTCGCTGCTGGTGGCGACCGAGGCCGACAAGAGCGTGGGCTACGCCGAGCGCGAAGAAATGAAGCAGCGTTGGCTGGCGCAGTTCAACACCGCGTTCGGCAACGACGAGAACGGCGAGGCGACCACCTTCAACGGGTCGATCCCGCAGGCCCTCACGCTGATGAATGGCGAGCTGGTGAAGCGGGCCACCGGCTCGGAACGGGGCGGTTTGATCGATCAGGTGGCGCGTGACAATTCGTCCGGATCTGAGAAGATCAAGCGGCTCTACCTAGCGGCGCTGGCGCGCAGGCCGGAGCGCGCCGAGCTGCAGGTCTGCAACCAGGTGCTCGCCTCGCGCGGGGGCGACATGAACGAGGCGCTCCAGGATATTTGGTGGGCGCTTTTGAATTCGAACGAGTTTATATTGAACCACTAA
- the sdhB gene encoding succinate dehydrogenase iron-sulfur subunit, translating to MSAPASTAKTKPATFDVRVLRQQAPGEPQRWERFRLAYEPNSNVISVLQQIAAMSATADAKPTAPVAWEANCLEEVCGACTMVINGKVRQACTALVDRLLEDKPGEIELRPMTKFPVLRDLVVDRSRIFRSLERVKAWVPVDDYFDRGAGPKESQKQQEVRYPLSECMSCGCCLDACPQYAKVEVRPHEGESPEAFEARQRQSLEGAFVGAAAISQAMLFNEHGTGKMIADERLEALKEPGGLQVCGNAQNCVAVCPKSIPLTTSIARAGRQITLYSIRKLFGR from the coding sequence ATGAGCGCGCCCGCATCAACCGCAAAGACCAAGCCCGCCACGTTCGACGTCCGCGTGCTGCGCCAGCAGGCGCCGGGCGAGCCGCAGCGGTGGGAACGGTTCCGACTGGCCTACGAGCCGAACTCTAACGTCATCAGCGTCTTGCAGCAGATCGCCGCGATGAGCGCGACCGCCGACGCGAAGCCGACGGCGCCAGTGGCCTGGGAAGCGAACTGCCTCGAAGAGGTCTGCGGCGCGTGCACCATGGTCATCAACGGCAAGGTGCGGCAGGCCTGTACGGCGTTGGTCGATCGGCTGTTGGAAGACAAGCCGGGCGAGATCGAGCTGCGGCCGATGACCAAGTTCCCGGTCCTGCGCGACCTAGTGGTCGATCGCAGCCGGATCTTCCGCTCCCTGGAACGCGTCAAAGCGTGGGTGCCCGTAGACGACTACTTCGATCGGGGCGCCGGGCCCAAGGAGTCGCAGAAGCAGCAAGAGGTGCGTTACCCGCTGTCGGAGTGCATGAGCTGCGGCTGCTGTCTGGATGCGTGCCCGCAGTACGCCAAGGTAGAGGTGCGCCCCCACGAGGGGGAAAGCCCGGAGGCCTTCGAAGCTAGGCAGCGGCAGTCGCTCGAAGGGGCGTTCGTCGGCGCCGCGGCGATCAGCCAAGCGATGTTGTTCAACGAGCACGGCACCGGCAAGATGATCGCCGATGAACGGCTCGAGGCCCTCAAAGAGCCGGGCGGGCTGCAGGTGTGCGGCAACGCCCAGAACTGTGTTGCGGTCTGCCCCAAGTCGATCCCGCTCACCACGTCGATCGCGCGTGCAGGGAGGCAGATCACCCTCTACTCCATCCGCAAGCTGTTCGGCCGCTGA
- the sdhA gene encoding succinate dehydrogenase flavoprotein subunit, whose translation MAKQRVLVVGGGLAGLACTMKLAELGVAVDLMSLVPVKRSHSACAQGGINSVNDLTRQQGDDEWKHFDDTVYGGDFLQHQPPVNEMTRWAPRIIDLMDRLGVPFNRTQEGFRDQRRFGGTLYKRTAFAGATTGQQLLYALDEQVRRWRADGQVRVFEGWDYLGPVVDDDGVCRGATGQNLITMEIRSFPADAVVIASGGCGLIYGRSTMSMACNGSAVSRSLQAGAKYGNGEFIQVHPTAIPGADKCRLMSESARGEGGRVWVPRTPHDPRDPKQIPEAERYYFLEERYPAYGNLVPRDIATREIFNVCVNEGLSVEAGRQCVYLDLTHIERSELDRKLGGILHIYEKFQGVDPRDVPMKIFPAVHYTMGGLWADYVRTADGGLEPENPRNHQTHVPGLYAIGECDYQYHGGNRLGANSLLSCIFTGLFVAPGIKTRLDSQKDSVAEEKFDSLVRGARSAKELEHEALLKRAGSGGENPYLLHQQLGDEMTKAALVVRKNDQLTAGIEKVNELCDRAQNCALSDTGGWTNQNVMFTKALQDMFPVAKAILHGALARDECRGAHYKPAFDMPGIDSQDPAERHREAEAWCDKFEAKNKKWLKSTIASFDSRGEPTLSYEDVDTTLIPPRPRLYGLVGAEVIERVWKERAEAAQNNAGVAGTREPAHAH comes from the coding sequence ATGGCGAAGCAACGCGTACTTGTGGTCGGCGGCGGTCTAGCGGGCCTGGCCTGCACGATGAAGCTCGCCGAGCTCGGCGTCGCGGTCGACCTGATGAGCCTGGTGCCGGTGAAGCGGTCGCACAGCGCCTGCGCCCAGGGGGGCATCAACAGCGTCAACGACCTCACCCGCCAGCAGGGGGACGACGAGTGGAAGCACTTCGACGACACCGTGTACGGCGGCGACTTCCTGCAGCACCAGCCCCCCGTCAATGAAATGACGCGGTGGGCGCCGCGGATCATCGACCTGATGGACCGCCTCGGGGTTCCGTTCAACCGCACGCAAGAGGGCTTCCGCGACCAACGCCGGTTCGGCGGCACGCTGTACAAGCGCACGGCCTTTGCCGGCGCCACCACGGGCCAGCAGCTGCTGTACGCGCTGGATGAGCAGGTACGCCGCTGGCGCGCCGACGGGCAGGTGCGCGTGTTCGAGGGCTGGGACTACCTGGGCCCGGTGGTCGACGACGACGGCGTCTGCCGCGGCGCCACGGGGCAGAACCTGATCACGATGGAGATCCGCTCGTTCCCCGCCGACGCGGTGGTGATCGCCTCGGGTGGCTGCGGGCTGATCTACGGCCGCAGCACCATGAGCATGGCGTGCAACGGCAGCGCCGTGAGCCGCAGCCTGCAGGCGGGCGCCAAGTACGGCAACGGCGAGTTTATCCAGGTCCACCCGACCGCCATCCCCGGCGCCGACAAGTGCCGCTTGATGAGCGAGAGCGCCCGCGGCGAAGGGGGCCGCGTGTGGGTTCCCCGCACGCCGCACGACCCGCGCGACCCCAAGCAGATCCCGGAAGCAGAGCGTTACTACTTCCTCGAAGAACGCTACCCGGCGTACGGCAACCTGGTGCCGCGCGACATCGCTACGCGCGAGATCTTCAACGTGTGCGTCAATGAAGGGCTCAGCGTCGAGGCGGGCCGGCAGTGCGTCTACCTCGACCTGACGCACATCGAGCGATCGGAACTCGACCGCAAGCTGGGCGGCATCCTGCACATCTACGAGAAGTTTCAGGGGGTCGACCCGCGGGACGTCCCGATGAAGATCTTCCCCGCGGTTCACTACACGATGGGGGGCCTGTGGGCCGACTACGTCCGCACCGCGGACGGTGGGCTCGAGCCAGAGAACCCACGCAACCACCAGACCCACGTCCCCGGCCTCTACGCGATCGGCGAGTGCGACTACCAGTACCACGGCGGAAACCGCTTGGGCGCCAACTCACTGCTCTCCTGCATCTTCACCGGCCTGTTCGTGGCGCCGGGCATCAAGACGCGGCTCGACTCGCAGAAGGACAGCGTCGCCGAAGAGAAGTTCGACTCCCTGGTGCGCGGGGCGCGTAGCGCGAAGGAGCTGGAGCACGAGGCCCTGCTCAAGCGGGCCGGGTCTGGGGGCGAGAACCCCTACCTGCTGCACCAGCAGTTGGGAGACGAGATGACCAAGGCCGCGCTGGTGGTCCGCAAGAACGACCAGCTCACCGCGGGGATCGAGAAGGTGAACGAGCTGTGCGACCGCGCCCAGAACTGCGCCTTGTCCGACACCGGCGGGTGGACCAACCAGAACGTGATGTTCACCAAGGCCTTGCAAGACATGTTCCCGGTCGCCAAGGCGATCTTGCACGGCGCCTTGGCCCGCGACGAGTGCCGCGGCGCCCACTACAAGCCGGCGTTCGACATGCCCGGGATCGACAGCCAGGACCCGGCCGAGCGCCACCGCGAGGCGGAGGCGTGGTGCGACAAGTTCGAAGCGAAGAACAAGAAGTGGCTTAAGAGCACGATCGCCTCGTTCGACAGCCGGGGCGAGCCGACGCTTTCCTACGAGGACGTAGACACGACGCTGATCCCCCCCCGCCCCCGCCTGTACGGGCTGGTGGGCGCCGAGGTGATCGAACGTGTGTGGAAGGAACGCGCCGAGGCCGCGCAAAACAACGCAGGCGTGGCGGGGACGAGAGAGCCCGCCCACGCGCACTAG
- a CDS encoding succinate dehydrogenase cytochrome b558 subunit translates to MSDPAQSLPAQPFLHRHEFLIRRLHSLSGLIPVGAFMCVHLLTNASVLDSAAKFQTNVYGIHSLGKALVPVEWTFIFLPIIFHAVIGVWIVAGGLPNQKQYPYGANIRYSLQRLTGMIAFVFIMYHVLHMHGWFHNAWWLTNVAEPLGGAKFRPYNAASSAGAALQSPWILGFYVLGIVSCVFHLANGIWSMGITWGVWTSPSAQRWALRVCAVFGLALGCVGLGALYGMWRDGSGEAYTEARREEDRMYEFKVDSGQLTPEPHKRIEEGEEPEESTDRSASIVPE, encoded by the coding sequence GTGTCCGATCCCGCGCAGTCGTTGCCAGCGCAGCCGTTTCTGCACCGGCACGAGTTCCTGATCCGCCGGCTCCATTCGCTGTCGGGGCTGATCCCGGTGGGCGCCTTTATGTGCGTCCACCTGCTCACCAACGCGAGCGTGCTGGACAGTGCGGCGAAGTTCCAGACCAACGTGTATGGGATCCATTCGCTGGGCAAGGCGCTGGTGCCGGTCGAGTGGACGTTCATTTTTCTGCCGATCATCTTCCACGCCGTGATCGGGGTGTGGATCGTCGCCGGCGGTCTGCCGAATCAGAAGCAGTACCCGTACGGCGCGAACATCCGCTACTCGCTGCAGCGGCTCACGGGGATGATCGCGTTTGTGTTCATCATGTACCACGTGCTGCACATGCACGGCTGGTTCCACAACGCGTGGTGGCTGACGAACGTCGCCGAGCCGTTGGGCGGGGCCAAGTTCCGCCCCTATAATGCCGCCAGCAGCGCCGGCGCGGCGCTCCAGAGCCCCTGGATCCTTGGGTTCTACGTGCTGGGCATCGTCTCCTGCGTGTTCCACCTGGCCAACGGCATCTGGTCAATGGGGATCACCTGGGGCGTGTGGACCAGCCCCAGCGCCCAGCGCTGGGCCCTGCGGGTGTGCGCCGTGTTCGGCCTGGCCCTGGGCTGTGTCGGCCTCGGCGCCCTGTACGGCATGTGGCGGGACGGATCGGGCGAGGCCTACACCGAGGCCCGCCGCGAAGAGGATCGGATGTATGAGTTCAAGGTCGACTCCGGCCAGCTAACGCCGGAGCCCCACAAGCGGATCGAAGAGGGAGAAGAGCCGGAGGAGTCCACCGATCGCAGCGCGTCGATCGTTCCTGAGTAG